In Nocardia yunnanensis, one DNA window encodes the following:
- the secE gene encoding preprotein translocase subunit SecE has product MRDEERDLRHEDGDDTAAVARPSGKRSARRARAASSTATIERPSPTKATTKQSGKAKKAGKDGRANPFVSLWTFLKQVVAELRKVIWPNRKQMVTYTSVVLVFVIFVIAFIGGLDVAFIKGVSWLFG; this is encoded by the coding sequence GTGCGCGACGAGGAGCGGGACCTTCGCCACGAAGATGGCGATGACACCGCCGCGGTGGCTCGGCCGAGCGGCAAGCGATCCGCCCGGCGTGCACGCGCCGCGTCGTCGACCGCGACCATCGAGCGGCCGTCCCCGACGAAGGCAACCACCAAGCAGTCCGGCAAAGCCAAGAAGGCCGGAAAAGACGGCCGGGCCAATCCCTTCGTGAGCCTGTGGACGTTCCTCAAGCAAGTTGTTGCGGAACTACGCAAGGTCATCTGGCCCAACCGCAAACAGATGGTCACCTATACGAGCGTTGTCCTGGTGTTCGTGATCTTCGTGATCGCGTTCATCGGCGGGTTGGATGTGGCGTTCATCAAGGGTGTCAGCTGGCTCTTCGGCTAG
- the rplK gene encoding 50S ribosomal protein L11 encodes MPPKKKKVSGLIKLQIQAGAANPAPPVGPALGQHGVNIMEFCKAYNAATESQRGNVIPVEITVYEDRSFDFKLKTPPAARLLLKAAGIQKGSAEPHRNKVAQITMDQVREIAKTKQEDLNANDIDAAAKIIAGTARSMGITIAE; translated from the coding sequence ATGCCCCCGAAGAAGAAGAAGGTCTCTGGGCTTATCAAGCTCCAGATCCAGGCCGGTGCCGCTAACCCGGCCCCGCCGGTCGGCCCCGCGCTGGGTCAGCACGGCGTCAACATCATGGAGTTCTGCAAGGCGTACAACGCGGCGACCGAGTCGCAGCGCGGCAACGTCATCCCGGTCGAGATCACGGTCTACGAAGACCGCTCGTTCGACTTCAAGCTGAAGACGCCGCCCGCCGCGCGTCTGCTGCTGAAGGCCGCGGGAATCCAGAAGGGTTCGGCCGAGCCGCACCGCAACAAGGTCGCGCAGATCACCATGGACCAGGTCCGTGAGATCGCCAAGACCAAGCAGGAAGACCTGAACGCCAACGACATCGACGCCGCGGCGAAGATCATCGCCGGCACCGCCCGCTCGATGGGTATCACCATCGCGGAGTAG
- the rplL gene encoding 50S ribosomal protein L7/L12: MANVDELLETFAGMTLLELSEFVKAFEDKFEVTAAAPVAVAAAGGAAAPAEAAEEQDEFDVILEGAGDKKIQVIKVVREIVSGLGLKEAKDLVEGAPKAILEKVNKEAAEAAKAKLEEAGAKITVK, translated from the coding sequence ATGGCCAACGTTGATGAGCTGCTCGAGACCTTCGCCGGCATGACCCTGCTGGAGCTGTCCGAGTTCGTGAAGGCGTTCGAGGACAAGTTCGAGGTCACCGCCGCTGCTCCGGTCGCCGTCGCCGCCGCCGGTGGCGCTGCTGCCCCCGCCGAGGCCGCCGAGGAGCAGGACGAGTTCGACGTCATCCTCGAGGGTGCCGGCGACAAGAAGATCCAGGTCATCAAGGTCGTTCGCGAGATCGTCTCCGGCCTGGGCCTGAAGGAAGCCAAGGACCTGGTCGAGGGCGCCCCGAAGGCGATCCTGGAGAAGGTCAACAAGGAGGCCGCCGAGGCCGCCAAGGCGAAGCTCGAAGAGGCCGGCGCCAAGATCACCGTCAAGTAA
- the nusG gene encoding transcription termination/antitermination protein NusG: MSTPENGTTEEFPVEDVVIEETAADADDAEATDAADDFTAAEAGEFAADAEEDEPARPAAQITDEPADPVAEMTAALRRAPGDWYVVHSYAGYENKVKTNLETRVQNLGLEEYIFQVEVPTEEVTEIKNGQKKNVNRKVLPGYILVRMELNDESWGAVRNTPGVTGFVGATSRPSPLTIPEVVKFLVPAAQQKKAAPATAAAAAAASTGGDAPLTKPIIEVDFEVGESVTVMDGPFATLPASISEVNAEQQKLKVLVSIFGRETPVELAFTQVAKI, encoded by the coding sequence GTGAGCACCCCGGAGAACGGCACAACCGAGGAATTCCCGGTGGAGGACGTGGTGATCGAGGAGACCGCCGCGGACGCCGACGACGCTGAGGCCACCGACGCCGCCGACGACTTCACCGCCGCCGAGGCCGGCGAGTTCGCCGCCGACGCCGAGGAGGACGAGCCCGCCCGGCCCGCCGCCCAGATCACCGACGAGCCCGCCGACCCGGTGGCCGAGATGACGGCCGCGCTGCGTCGCGCCCCCGGTGACTGGTATGTCGTGCACTCCTACGCCGGCTACGAGAACAAGGTGAAGACCAATCTCGAGACCCGCGTGCAGAACCTCGGTCTCGAGGAGTACATCTTCCAGGTCGAGGTGCCGACCGAAGAGGTCACCGAGATCAAGAACGGCCAGAAGAAGAACGTCAACCGCAAGGTGCTGCCGGGCTACATCCTGGTTCGCATGGAGCTCAACGACGAGTCCTGGGGCGCGGTGCGCAACACCCCCGGCGTCACCGGTTTCGTCGGCGCCACCTCGCGCCCGTCGCCGCTGACCATCCCCGAGGTCGTGAAGTTCCTGGTCCCGGCCGCGCAGCAGAAGAAGGCGGCCCCGGCCACCGCGGCTGCCGCCGCCGCGGCGAGCACCGGCGGCGACGCCCCGCTGACCAAGCCGATCATCGAGGTCGACTTCGAGGTCGGCGAGTCGGTCACCGTCATGGACGGCCCCTTCGCCACCCTCCCGGCCAGCATCTCCGAGGTCAATGCCGAGCAGCAGAAGCTCAAGGTGCTGGTCTCGATCTTCGGCCGCGAGACTCCGGTCGAGCTGGCCTTCACGCAGGTCGCCAAGATCTAG
- the rplA gene encoding 50S ribosomal protein L1: MAKRSKAYLEAAAKVDRAALYSPLSAVRLAKETATTKTDATVEVAVRLGVDPRKADQMVRGTVNLPHGTGKTARVIVFAVGDKAAEAEAAGADAVGAEDLIERIQGGWLDFDAAIATPDQMAKVGRIARVLGPRGLMPNPKTGTVTPDVTKAVQDIKGGKINFRVDKQANLHFVIGKASFDDAKLAENYGAALDEILRVKPSTAKGRYVKKVTFSTNTGPGIPVDPNRTRNFAEED, encoded by the coding sequence ATGGCAAAACGAAGCAAGGCTTATCTCGAGGCGGCCGCCAAGGTCGACCGCGCCGCGCTGTACTCCCCGCTGAGCGCCGTGCGCCTGGCCAAGGAGACCGCGACCACCAAGACCGACGCGACCGTCGAGGTCGCCGTCCGTCTGGGCGTCGATCCCCGCAAGGCCGACCAGATGGTCCGCGGCACCGTCAACCTGCCGCACGGCACCGGTAAGACCGCCCGCGTCATCGTGTTCGCCGTCGGCGACAAGGCCGCCGAGGCCGAGGCCGCCGGTGCCGACGCCGTGGGCGCCGAGGACCTGATCGAGCGCATCCAGGGTGGCTGGCTGGACTTCGACGCCGCCATCGCGACCCCGGACCAGATGGCCAAGGTCGGTCGCATCGCGCGTGTCCTGGGCCCGCGCGGTCTGATGCCGAACCCCAAGACCGGCACCGTCACCCCCGACGTGACCAAGGCCGTTCAGGACATCAAGGGCGGCAAGATCAACTTCCGTGTCGACAAGCAGGCCAACCTGCACTTCGTGATCGGCAAGGCTTCCTTCGACGATGCGAAGCTGGCCGAGAACTACGGCGCCGCGCTCGACGAGATCCTGCGTGTCAAGCCCTCCACCGCGAAGGGCCGCTACGTCAAGAAGGTGACGTTCTCCACGAACACCGGACCGGGCATCCCGGTGGATCCGAACCGCACCCGCAACTTCGCCGAAGAGGACTGA
- a CDS encoding peptidase S1 produces the protein MSVDSVAHAEAGRVPVGGGTGVALQWGAPVGSVALVHFCTLTAIGSDAAGNLVGLTNAHCASGSQRHGVGDAVYPQSAVAGGGFDPAVERIGTVDYISGGNPIAPGPHGVGLDYAVIVFDRDKVEPVATVGDTTIRRIAAPPPEGTPVCKQGNTSGRTCGTTLTSMGPYLVTTVPEFPGDSGAPVVAGDALIGNQWVWGGSSSITAILEDLDRRGGLGAGFHLDFAG, from the coding sequence ATGTCCGTTGATTCCGTGGCGCACGCGGAGGCGGGGCGGGTGCCGGTGGGCGGGGGAACGGGGGTGGCCCTGCAGTGGGGGGCGCCGGTGGGCTCGGTGGCGCTGGTGCATTTCTGCACGCTGACCGCGATCGGGTCGGATGCGGCGGGGAATCTGGTGGGGCTCACGAATGCGCACTGCGCGTCGGGGAGCCAGCGGCACGGGGTCGGAGACGCGGTCTATCCGCAGTCGGCGGTGGCCGGCGGCGGATTCGACCCGGCGGTGGAGCGGATCGGGACGGTGGACTACATCAGCGGCGGGAATCCGATCGCGCCCGGACCGCACGGTGTCGGACTGGATTACGCCGTCATCGTTTTCGACCGAGACAAGGTGGAACCCGTTGCGACGGTGGGGGATACGACCATCCGCCGCATCGCCGCACCGCCGCCGGAAGGAACTCCGGTCTGCAAACAGGGCAACACCAGCGGCCGGACCTGCGGCACCACGCTCACCTCGATGGGCCCCTACCTGGTGACCACGGTGCCCGAGTTCCCCGGCGACTCCGGAGCACCGGTGGTCGCGGGCGACGCGCTGATCGGCAATCAGTGGGTGTGGGGCGGCAGTTCGTCGATCACCGCCATCCTCGAGGATCTGGACCGCCGCGGCGGGCTCGGAGCCGGATTCCACCTCGATTTTGCTGGGTAG
- a CDS encoding ABC transporter ATP-binding protein has protein sequence MGVEVRTEGITKSFGSQRIWQDVTLTLPPGEVSALLGPSGTGKSVFLKSLIGLLRPEKGSIYIDGTDITTCSNKDLYEIRKLFGVLFQDGALFGSMNLFDNTAFPLREHTKKSESEIKKIVMEKLELTGLLGAEGKLPGEISGGMRKRAGLARALVLDPQIILVDEPDSGLDPVRTTYLSQLLIDINAQIDATILIVTHNINLARTVPDNIGMLFRRNLVMFGPREVLLTSEEPVVKQFLNGRMQGPIGMSEEKDEAQMAREQAMFDAGHHSGGAEEVEGIIPQMKAQPGMPVRGAVARRRERVRQIMHQLPPAAQEAIRESMEQNGDDPDTQVIPAYQGGYDTTVRQNLTNG, from the coding sequence GTGGGCGTCGAGGTCAGGACCGAAGGCATCACGAAGTCGTTCGGTTCCCAGCGTATTTGGCAGGACGTCACGCTGACGCTGCCGCCGGGGGAAGTCAGCGCTCTGCTCGGCCCGTCGGGTACCGGTAAGTCCGTCTTCCTGAAGTCGTTGATCGGCCTGCTCCGCCCGGAGAAGGGCTCGATCTACATCGACGGCACCGACATCACCACCTGCTCGAACAAGGATCTGTACGAGATCCGCAAGCTGTTCGGCGTCCTGTTCCAGGACGGCGCGCTGTTCGGGTCCATGAACCTGTTCGACAACACGGCCTTCCCGTTGCGCGAGCACACCAAGAAGAGCGAATCCGAGATCAAGAAGATCGTCATGGAGAAGCTCGAGCTGACCGGTCTGCTCGGCGCCGAGGGCAAGCTGCCCGGTGAGATCTCCGGTGGTATGCGCAAGCGCGCCGGCCTGGCTCGCGCGCTGGTGCTGGACCCGCAGATCATTCTCGTCGACGAGCCGGACTCGGGTCTGGATCCCGTTCGCACGACCTATCTCTCGCAGCTGTTGATCGATATCAACGCGCAGATCGACGCGACGATCCTGATCGTCACGCACAACATCAACCTGGCCCGGACCGTGCCGGACAACATCGGCATGCTGTTCCGCCGCAACCTGGTCATGTTCGGCCCCCGCGAGGTGCTGCTCACCTCGGAGGAGCCGGTGGTCAAGCAGTTCCTCAACGGCCGCATGCAGGGCCCCATCGGTATGTCCGAGGAGAAGGACGAAGCCCAGATGGCCCGCGAGCAGGCCATGTTCGACGCCGGTCACCACAGCGGCGGCGCCGAAGAGGTCGAGGGCATCATCCCGCAAATGAAGGCGCAGCCCGGTATGCCCGTGCGCGGCGCCGTGGCGCGGCGCCGCGAGCGGGTTCGCCAGATCATGCACCAGCTGCCGCCGGCTGCCCAGGAGGCCATCCGGGAGTCCATGGAGCAGAACGGCGATGATCCCGACACGCAGGTGATTCCCGCCTACCAGGGCGGGTACGACACCACGGTTCGACAGAACCTGACTAACGGGTAA
- the rplJ gene encoding 50S ribosomal protein L10, with amino-acid sequence MAKAEKVTAVAEITEQFKSSTATVVTEYRGLSVGKITELRRALGANATYSVAKNTLVKRAAAEAGVEGLDDLFVGPTAITFITGEPVDAAKALKAFAKDNKALIIKGGYMDGAALSVSEVERIADLESREVLLAKLAGAMKGNLSKAAGLFAAPGNQVARLLAALQEKKEAEGGAAAPAADAPADAE; translated from the coding sequence ATGGCAAAGGCTGAGAAGGTCACCGCGGTCGCGGAGATCACTGAGCAGTTCAAGTCGTCCACGGCGACGGTCGTCACGGAATACCGTGGCCTGTCGGTCGGCAAGATCACTGAGCTGCGTCGTGCGCTCGGCGCGAACGCTACCTACTCCGTCGCCAAGAACACCCTGGTCAAGCGTGCCGCCGCAGAGGCGGGCGTGGAAGGCCTGGATGACTTGTTCGTCGGTCCGACCGCTATCACCTTCATCACCGGTGAGCCGGTCGACGCCGCGAAGGCGCTGAAGGCGTTCGCCAAGGACAACAAGGCGCTCATCATCAAGGGCGGCTACATGGACGGCGCCGCGCTGTCCGTGTCCGAGGTCGAGCGCATCGCCGACCTGGAGTCGCGCGAGGTGCTGCTGGCCAAGCTGGCCGGTGCCATGAAGGGCAACCTGTCGAAGGCCGCCGGCCTGTTCGCCGCTCCCGGCAACCAGGTCGCGCGCCTGCTGGCCGCGCTGCAGGAGAAGAAGGAAGCCGAGGGTGGCGCTGCCGCTCCGGCCGCCGATGCTCCGGCCGACGCCGAATAA